A region from the Geobacter benzoatilyticus genome encodes:
- a CDS encoding phage baseplate assembly protein V, whose translation MYRNPAVQEVRECFYTLRGVIQPNGVLFKDAPLNKTGQTLVNISLLGGYPDIYRVPLACSKANPDNGEEWTPEPGDQVLVQFINGNFHAPVVTGFLYQPGNNLQANADEAPRSHRRRNGVDEVITKTGSRVVHIAEHDNLTVVGDGTVTIHGSASVHVYGTADITVDGDTTITTPNAIVHAATKVQLDTPLTECTGNLNVNGGITCLGTYGSTGGKIQTPGDIESTGGEVKDQVRAMSADRSIYNSHTHPGDSGGTTGTPTQQQ comes from the coding sequence ATGTACCGCAACCCGGCCGTCCAGGAGGTCCGGGAGTGCTTCTATACCTTGCGCGGCGTAATTCAACCCAATGGCGTGCTGTTCAAGGACGCTCCCCTGAACAAGACCGGGCAAACATTGGTGAATATCTCCCTCCTGGGCGGATACCCGGATATCTACCGTGTCCCTCTGGCATGCTCAAAGGCGAACCCAGATAACGGCGAGGAGTGGACCCCGGAACCCGGCGACCAAGTGTTGGTGCAATTCATCAACGGCAACTTTCATGCACCGGTGGTAACTGGCTTCCTCTATCAGCCGGGCAACAACCTCCAAGCCAATGCAGACGAAGCCCCCCGCTCCCACCGCAGGCGGAACGGTGTGGATGAGGTAATCACCAAGACGGGGAGCCGAGTAGTCCACATTGCCGAGCACGATAATCTGACAGTGGTGGGCGACGGCACCGTGACGATCCACGGCAGCGCCTCAGTGCATGTCTACGGTACCGCCGACATCACCGTGGACGGGGATACCACAATCACGACTCCAAACGCTATCGTCCATGCCGCTACAAAGGTACAACTCGACACGCCTCTGACGGAATGCACCGGCAACCTCAATGTAAACGGCGGCATTACCTGCCTAGGGACTTACGGAAGCACCGGCGGGAAGATCCAGACCCCCGGCGACATCGAGAGCACCGGCGGCGAAGTGAAGGACCAGGTAAGGGCCATGAGTGCCGACCGGAGCATATACAACTCGCATACTCATCCAGGCGACTCCGGCGGCACAACCGGCACGCCGACGCAGCAGCAGTGA
- a CDS encoding lytic transglycosylase domain-containing protein, translating to MSTLGVDVKVNYRQLQEASKAVTNLKKELRDVSGTPHKINIHEPKAGIPDALFPQRAASAAVIERQNRILEQSLRDTVNEVRRSTWRDRYRIGPPAGSGGEGDGNGGLIPGSVGVGGGSLLGRFGKAGLALGFAGGAVSFLANSRRQFQELVDIEAVLATRGAGYDRGGSPYGYGPAAEAEMAMALNRSSGYLGNGAARSVQRFARATGTDATVGIGFMGEMYRMTGAGADKQGRMMDVLVSLKENSKDKRTEEILKLINTNLVTLFRAQGNKALTDSQIAGVMSTTMGVYNKGGTMGNSPEMFNTMQGALRFGGGDTVGDLLRWRLMGGNDGPMTADKLLEMQRRQQMGLLDPAMRAEANKIISSARSRAEKNILVQRLLPGSINNPANQQIADMYIDLFGPGGKLTGKNDPKQQSKVLRDYISGKRLNPAIQLGAEKLLGIYSQTAGARISQRHATRENARAATGENLEDIFGTWEDVTTNTAADVLNSGLLKDAAKFLNKNGADFVAGVRGNRMDPVFIQMGKKYNIDPSLLKGIAETESQFKYDARSPKGALGIMQLMPGTTKDMGVKDPFNPVQSIEGGAKYLRSLLNRYHGDTDKALAAYNWGPGNVDRSGVMSLPAETRTYLSKVHAAQIRYGSTEANLDPTAPSGGPGISDTSFLGWAGLFKRAVDCLEQLVTNTTPGMPQPTPLSGSVK from the coding sequence ATGAGTACACTTGGTGTAGACGTCAAAGTCAATTACCGGCAGCTCCAAGAAGCCAGCAAAGCCGTTACGAACCTCAAGAAGGAACTGCGCGACGTTTCCGGCACTCCGCACAAAATCAACATCCACGAGCCGAAGGCGGGCATTCCTGATGCCTTGTTTCCGCAACGGGCGGCATCGGCAGCCGTGATAGAGCGGCAGAACAGGATACTCGAACAGTCACTCCGGGACACAGTAAACGAGGTCAGGCGCTCTACGTGGCGAGACCGGTACCGCATTGGCCCCCCGGCTGGGAGTGGAGGAGAAGGCGACGGTAACGGCGGGCTCATTCCTGGAAGCGTCGGTGTAGGAGGCGGAAGTTTGCTGGGCCGGTTTGGGAAAGCTGGTCTTGCACTGGGGTTTGCCGGTGGCGCCGTCTCCTTCCTGGCGAACTCACGCCGGCAGTTCCAAGAGCTGGTAGACATCGAGGCCGTTCTTGCCACCCGCGGCGCCGGGTACGACCGGGGGGGCTCCCCCTATGGATACGGACCGGCCGCAGAGGCAGAGATGGCAATGGCCCTCAACCGCTCTTCTGGCTACCTCGGCAATGGCGCTGCCCGGAGTGTCCAGCGGTTCGCCCGGGCAACCGGCACCGACGCCACCGTTGGCATCGGTTTCATGGGTGAGATGTACCGGATGACCGGAGCCGGCGCCGACAAGCAAGGGCGGATGATGGACGTGTTGGTGTCGCTGAAGGAGAATAGCAAGGACAAGCGCACCGAGGAGATACTGAAGCTCATCAACACCAACCTCGTGACCCTGTTCCGCGCCCAAGGCAACAAGGCCTTGACCGATTCCCAGATTGCCGGAGTCATGTCAACCACCATGGGTGTCTATAACAAAGGCGGCACCATGGGGAACAGCCCTGAGATGTTTAACACCATGCAGGGGGCCTTGAGGTTCGGCGGTGGTGACACCGTGGGCGACCTCTTGCGATGGAGGCTTATGGGGGGAAACGACGGACCCATGACCGCCGACAAGCTCCTTGAGATGCAACGGCGGCAGCAGATGGGCCTCCTTGACCCGGCCATGAGGGCCGAAGCGAACAAGATCATCAGCAGCGCCAGGAGCCGGGCAGAGAAGAACATCCTCGTCCAGCGGTTACTCCCCGGCAGCATCAACAATCCAGCCAACCAGCAGATCGCTGACATGTACATTGACCTGTTCGGCCCCGGTGGCAAGCTGACCGGCAAGAACGACCCCAAGCAGCAAAGCAAGGTCCTTCGTGACTACATTTCAGGGAAGCGGTTGAACCCGGCAATCCAGCTCGGAGCCGAAAAGCTCTTAGGTATCTACTCTCAAACGGCAGGGGCGAGAATAAGTCAGCGCCATGCCACCCGAGAAAACGCCAGGGCGGCCACGGGTGAGAACCTGGAGGACATCTTTGGAACTTGGGAGGACGTCACAACGAATACAGCTGCCGACGTTCTTAACAGCGGCCTATTGAAGGATGCAGCCAAGTTCCTCAACAAGAACGGCGCTGACTTCGTGGCCGGTGTCCGCGGCAATCGGATGGACCCGGTCTTCATCCAGATGGGGAAAAAGTACAACATTGACCCCAGCCTCCTGAAGGGGATTGCCGAGACGGAAAGCCAGTTCAAGTATGACGCCCGTTCGCCGAAGGGGGCACTCGGCATCATGCAGCTTATGCCAGGGACCACAAAGGACATGGGCGTCAAGGACCCGTTCAACCCGGTTCAGAGCATCGAGGGCGGTGCAAAATATCTCCGGTCGCTTCTCAATCGCTACCACGGCGACACGGACAAGGCCCTTGCGGCCTACAACTGGGGGCCGGGAAATGTTGACCGAAGTGGCGTCATGTCGCTCCCTGCCGAGACGAGAACCTACCTCAGCAAAGTCCATGCGGCTCAGATTCGGTATGGAAGCACAGAGGCGAATCTTGACCCCACCGCGCCTTCAGGCGGCCCCGGCATTTCGGATACCAGCTTTCTCGGCTGGGCCGGTCTTTTCAAGCGTGCTGTCGATTGTCTTGAACAGCTTGTCACCAACACCACCCCCGGAATGCCGCAGCCAACACCGCTCTCCGGATCCGTGAAATAG